In Aliamphritea ceti, a single window of DNA contains:
- a CDS encoding ureidoglycolate lyase has product MLTLKPQPLTAEAFAPFGDVIETRDRDFFMINKGNTQRYHRLADVSLGKAEDTAIISIFKTHAYTMPMPISMLERHPLGSQAFIPLNGEPFLIVVAPLGETPDVSKIQAFISDGQQGINYHTGVWHHPVISCAAEDSFLVIDRTGEGHNCDEYDFPAEISIQLLPA; this is encoded by the coding sequence ATGTTAACACTGAAGCCACAACCCTTAACCGCCGAAGCTTTTGCACCTTTCGGTGATGTCATAGAAACCCGTGACCGGGATTTCTTTATGATCAATAAGGGCAATACCCAGCGCTATCACCGTCTCGCGGATGTCAGTCTGGGCAAAGCAGAAGATACGGCGATTATCAGCATTTTCAAAACCCATGCTTATACGATGCCAATGCCAATCAGTATGTTGGAGCGCCACCCACTGGGTAGCCAGGCATTTATTCCTCTTAACGGTGAGCCGTTTCTGATTGTAGTAGCGCCTTTGGGCGAAACGCCTGATGTCAGCAAAATTCAGGCATTCATCAGTGACGGGCAGCAAGGTATTAACTATCACACAGGTGTCTGGCACCACCCGGTAATCAGCTGCGCAGCTGAAGACAGCTTTCTGGTCATAGACCGTACCGGTGAAGGTCATAACTGCGACGAATACGATTTTCCGGCAGAAATTAGCATCCAGCTGCTACCCGCCTGA
- a CDS encoding urate hydroxylase PuuD, with amino-acid sequence MDPHIVEWLNLAVRWVHMITGVAWIGASFYFVWLENHLERSNPREGLSGDLWAIHGGGIYHLEKYKLAPPQMPEKLHWFKWEAYATWLSGVTLLAVVYYLNAQLYLVAPGSDLSSAAAIGIGVASLIAGWFIYDLLCDSPLGKKPALLGAILFVLLIAAAWGLSQIFSGRGAFIHVGAIIGTIMVGNVFRTIMPAQRALVSAIEAGQQPDPSLPAKGLLRSRHNNYFTLPVLFIMISNHFPSTYGHEYNWLILAGIAAISVLVRHYFNTRHLTQKFAWTLPAGALGMICLAFVVAPKQNQQDSANVSAQVVHEIISERCSVCHSNTPSYPGFTSPPAGFVLDTIEQISQKSAQITAQAITTKAMPLGNITQMTQAERDQIAAWISAGKPE; translated from the coding sequence ATGGATCCCCATATTGTTGAGTGGTTAAACCTGGCGGTTCGCTGGGTACATATGATCACCGGCGTTGCCTGGATAGGTGCGTCCTTTTATTTTGTCTGGCTGGAGAACCATCTGGAACGCAGTAATCCCCGCGAAGGATTATCTGGCGATCTCTGGGCGATTCATGGCGGCGGGATTTATCATCTGGAAAAATACAAACTTGCACCACCACAAATGCCGGAGAAACTTCACTGGTTTAAGTGGGAAGCCTACGCAACCTGGTTATCAGGTGTCACTCTGCTGGCCGTGGTTTACTACCTTAACGCTCAGTTATATCTGGTTGCACCAGGCTCAGACTTAAGCTCTGCTGCTGCTATTGGCATCGGTGTTGCCAGCCTGATTGCCGGTTGGTTTATCTACGACCTGCTATGCGACTCACCACTGGGTAAGAAACCTGCACTGCTCGGCGCAATACTCTTTGTGTTACTGATTGCCGCAGCCTGGGGACTTTCACAGATATTCAGCGGCCGTGGCGCTTTCATTCATGTCGGCGCGATCATAGGTACAATCATGGTCGGTAACGTATTCCGCACTATTATGCCGGCGCAGCGGGCGCTGGTAAGTGCGATAGAAGCCGGACAGCAGCCAGATCCGTCTTTGCCAGCAAAAGGCTTACTGCGTTCACGCCATAACAACTACTTCACGTTGCCGGTACTGTTCATCATGATCAGTAACCACTTCCCAAGCACTTATGGCCACGAATATAACTGGTTAATTCTTGCTGGCATTGCAGCAATCAGCGTACTGGTACGCCATTACTTCAACACCCGCCACCTGACGCAAAAGTTTGCCTGGACCTTACCGGCTGGCGCGCTCGGTATGATCTGTCTGGCATTTGTTGTTGCCCCTAAACAGAACCAACAGGACAGCGCTAATGTCAGCGCACAGGTGGTGCATGAAATCATCAGCGAACGCTGCAGTGTCTGCCACTCAAACACGCCAAGCTACCCGGGCTTTACCAGTCCACCAGCAGGTTTTGTATTAGATACTATTGAACAGATTTCACAGAAGTCGGCACAGATAACTGCTCAGGCAATAACCACTAAAGCAATGCCACTGGGGAATATTACCCAGATGACCCAGGCAGAAAGAGATCAGATTGCCGCATGGATCAGTGCCGGCAAACCTGAGTAA
- a CDS encoding phosphate/phosphite/phosphonate ABC transporter substrate-binding protein: MSKAVLCLLACLSSLSVEVSAAEPLTLFINSAEGGAISGRRLNDFSHYLNSNGCPVSAVKTAAEFPEPLTAELVFTALEHDFGTSYQPLLKVKVLNDLALSSSVLVRGSTAVPDLKALHDVRIAFLSPYSITGYQLAQDMFLKHGVEHNRDRITFTRTNVGAMSLLLHKDVFAAVIATPLAEKWRLANDLLVLGESESVEAGGLWSRDLSPATFSACRNAFLGLSDGSRSRKKLLKIFPGWLQGFTAYE; encoded by the coding sequence ATGAGTAAAGCTGTGCTTTGTCTGTTGGCGTGCCTGAGTAGTCTTTCTGTTGAAGTATCTGCTGCGGAGCCTCTGACCCTGTTTATTAACTCCGCAGAAGGTGGGGCAATATCCGGCCGTCGGCTGAATGATTTTAGCCATTATCTGAATAGCAATGGTTGCCCGGTATCAGCAGTTAAAACGGCAGCAGAATTTCCTGAACCATTGACTGCCGAGCTCGTTTTTACCGCGTTAGAGCATGACTTTGGCACATCATACCAGCCGTTGTTAAAGGTTAAGGTACTTAACGATTTAGCTCTTTCAAGCAGTGTGCTGGTGCGAGGCTCTACAGCAGTACCTGATCTGAAGGCACTACATGATGTACGTATAGCATTTTTATCCCCTTATTCTATAACCGGATATCAGCTCGCTCAGGATATGTTTCTGAAGCATGGTGTTGAACACAATCGAGACAGAATTACCTTTACCCGAACTAACGTTGGCGCAATGTCTTTGCTGCTACATAAAGATGTTTTTGCAGCAGTGATTGCGACTCCTCTGGCAGAAAAGTGGCGTCTGGCAAATGATTTACTCGTGTTGGGAGAGAGTGAGTCGGTTGAGGCTGGAGGTTTGTGGAGCCGGGATTTATCACCGGCTACGTTTTCGGCCTGCCGTAATGCATTTCTTGGTTTGTCTGATGGGTCACGTAGCAGGAAGAAGTTGTTAAAGATTTTCCCCGGCTGGCTGCAGGGTTTTACTGCGTATGAATAA
- a CDS encoding TRAP transporter substrate-binding protein gives MKLSKKYLVIPLLAGWLFCSQLLANDTIIIKAVGTWGYFTNYQKHEGPFWNQHMASVSDGQIIGEIKPQTELGLRGYEIMRLVKNGVFDFAFGLPGYVVPESEIFEGADLSSLVQNIAVQKQVANAYFPTLARAFEEKYNAKLMMLYPFPSQMIWCNSPVNSIEDLRGKRIRVYLTTLGDFVEGVGAIPVSAPFHDVSEAMKKGVFDCVITGTMSAYTGELYKVASHGFTLRVGWGLAFGAMNIAKWNLLSEPQKALLQQEVATLTERMWQETATEDAIALACLSTGPCELGEVGGMTLAEPAASDLIIRDKVAADVILPRWAGRCGPECAANWNRTVGKILGLRAEASRQ, from the coding sequence ATGAAACTGAGTAAAAAATATCTTGTTATACCGTTGCTGGCAGGCTGGTTGTTTTGTAGCCAGTTGCTGGCTAATGACACTATCATCATTAAAGCGGTTGGTACCTGGGGATATTTTACGAATTACCAGAAGCATGAAGGGCCGTTTTGGAATCAGCATATGGCTTCCGTATCTGATGGCCAGATAATTGGTGAAATAAAACCGCAAACAGAGCTGGGGTTGCGGGGTTATGAAATCATGCGTCTGGTGAAGAATGGGGTGTTTGATTTCGCGTTTGGTTTACCTGGTTATGTAGTGCCTGAAAGTGAGATTTTTGAAGGGGCTGATTTGTCATCATTGGTGCAGAATATTGCCGTTCAAAAGCAGGTTGCGAATGCTTATTTTCCAACACTGGCGCGTGCTTTTGAAGAAAAATACAATGCTAAGCTGATGATGCTATATCCCTTTCCCAGTCAGATGATCTGGTGCAACAGCCCGGTTAACAGTATTGAAGACCTGCGTGGTAAACGTATTCGGGTGTATTTAACGACCCTTGGGGACTTCGTTGAAGGGGTAGGCGCAATTCCGGTCAGTGCCCCTTTTCATGATGTTTCTGAGGCAATGAAAAAAGGTGTTTTCGACTGTGTTATAACCGGCACTATGTCGGCCTATACCGGTGAGCTATATAAAGTTGCCTCGCATGGTTTTACGTTACGGGTTGGGTGGGGCTTAGCCTTTGGCGCAATGAATATAGCTAAATGGAATTTGCTGAGTGAGCCTCAAAAAGCTCTGCTTCAACAGGAAGTTGCCACACTGACCGAGCGTATGTGGCAGGAAACTGCAACAGAAGACGCGATAGCACTGGCGTGTTTATCCACAGGTCCCTGTGAGCTGGGTGAGGTTGGCGGCATGACACTGGCTGAGCCTGCAGCATCAGATCTGATAATTCGGGATAAGGTTGCTGCGGATGTTATTTTGCCTCGCTGGGCCGGCAGATGCGGGCCTGAATGTGCCGCAAACTGGAACCGTACCGTTGGAAAAATCCTGGGTCTGAGGGCTGAAGCCAGCCGTCAATAA
- a CDS encoding TRAP transporter large permease, with product MDMTMTGIILVVCMLLMLTSGVWVALTLTGLSVIGLSLIGNESIGLLLGTSSWSAVTSWSLTALPLFIWMGEILFRTRLSQDLFEGLSPLLSKLPGKLLHVNILSCGIFAAVSGSSAATAATIGRMTLPELSKRGYDDTMAIGTLAGSGTLGLLIPPSIILIVYGVSAEVSIARLFLAGVFPGLVLICLFMAFTIGWTVLKGRTAKVADEVEYSTRDKFQALTKLIPIVMLIGGVLGSIYQGVATPTEAAAFGVAGAFLLSAVLGSFTWQGFIDSVAGAVKNSCMLGLILIGAHFLTLAMGFIGIPNALAGWIAEQGLSTVQLIICLTVFFVVLGCFLDGISVIVLTTSVVLPMVTQANIDLIWFGIFLVLVVEMSQITPPVGFNLFVIQALTGKNILYVAKAALPFFFMIAVAIVLISVFPSIVLYLPTLMSS from the coding sequence ATGGATATGACAATGACAGGCATTATTCTGGTGGTTTGCATGTTGCTAATGCTCACCAGTGGCGTTTGGGTGGCACTTACCCTGACCGGACTTTCGGTTATTGGTTTGAGCCTGATTGGCAATGAAAGCATCGGACTGTTACTCGGAACTTCTTCCTGGAGTGCTGTAACCAGTTGGTCGCTGACGGCTTTACCTCTGTTCATCTGGATGGGGGAAATATTATTCCGTACCCGGTTGTCACAGGATTTATTTGAAGGGCTTTCACCGCTGTTATCAAAGCTGCCGGGTAAGCTGCTGCATGTAAATATACTCAGCTGCGGAATCTTCGCAGCGGTGTCCGGATCTTCTGCCGCGACGGCTGCAACCATTGGCAGAATGACACTGCCGGAGCTGTCTAAGCGTGGTTATGATGACACTATGGCGATCGGCACACTGGCAGGTTCTGGTACGCTGGGACTGCTGATACCGCCGTCAATTATTCTGATCGTCTATGGCGTATCAGCGGAGGTATCTATTGCGCGTCTGTTTTTGGCCGGAGTGTTTCCCGGTCTGGTACTGATCTGCTTATTTATGGCGTTTACCATCGGCTGGACTGTTCTCAAGGGGCGAACTGCAAAAGTGGCAGATGAGGTCGAATATAGCACCCGGGACAAATTCCAGGCGCTGACCAAGCTGATACCAATTGTTATGCTCATTGGTGGCGTGTTGGGGTCTATTTATCAGGGCGTGGCGACGCCGACAGAAGCCGCAGCGTTTGGTGTGGCGGGAGCTTTTTTATTGTCTGCAGTATTGGGCAGTTTTACCTGGCAGGGCTTTATCGACAGCGTTGCCGGTGCGGTAAAGAACTCATGCATGTTGGGGCTGATACTGATCGGCGCGCATTTTCTGACGCTGGCGATGGGCTTTATTGGCATTCCGAACGCGTTGGCGGGCTGGATTGCTGAGCAGGGATTATCGACAGTACAGCTGATTATCTGTCTGACAGTATTTTTTGTGGTGTTGGGCTGCTTTCTGGATGGAATATCCGTCATCGTACTTACCACGTCAGTGGTGTTGCCTATGGTCACACAGGCGAATATTGACCTGATTTGGTTCGGTATTTTTCTGGTACTGGTGGTGGAAATGTCACAAATTACACCGCCGGTAGGTTTTAACCTGTTTGTTATTCAGGCTCTGACCGGGAAGAATATTCTGTATGTCGCAAAAGCTGCGTTGCCATTCTTTTTTATGATCGCGGTTGCCATAGTACTGATCTCTGTATTCCCATCGATTGTGCTGTATTTGCCAACGCTGATGAGCAGTTAA
- a CDS encoding TRAP transporter small permease — MQTLRHYFYLASAVLSGSCLVVMTLLILAQIVARIFGVIIPSSEDFAGWLLSATIFFGLAYTFNAGGHIRVTILLSRLRGVTRRWLELVNISVALLIVGYSAWYTLYTVYESYAYDDVTDTYLVMPLWLVQMPMALGSLFLLIAVADNFFTALRGNTPGYISHEAALESGE, encoded by the coding sequence ATGCAAACTCTAAGACATTACTTCTATTTAGCTTCTGCTGTTTTATCAGGCAGCTGTCTGGTGGTAATGACGCTGTTAATTCTGGCGCAAATTGTTGCCCGTATTTTCGGTGTGATTATTCCTTCCTCGGAAGACTTCGCCGGCTGGTTGTTATCAGCCACAATTTTCTTTGGCCTGGCCTATACCTTTAATGCTGGTGGGCATATCCGGGTAACCATTTTGTTGTCTCGCCTGAGAGGCGTTACCCGCCGTTGGCTGGAGCTGGTGAACATCAGCGTTGCTTTACTGATTGTTGGATATTCTGCCTGGTACACCCTTTATACGGTGTATGAGTCATATGCCTACGATGATGTAACTGACACCTATCTGGTGATGCCGTTGTGGCTGGTACAAATGCCAATGGCATTGGGATCACTGTTTCTGTTGATCGCAGTAGCAGATAATTTTTTCACTGCATTGCGTGGTAACACGCCGGGTTATATCAGCCATGAAGCTGCGCTGGAAAGTGGAGAGTAG
- a CDS encoding TRAP transporter substrate-binding protein produces MKSVTKKAALMLASVLSLGTAAGSYAETRWEMPTPYGDGTHQTQVARGFAEEVSANSAGKLTINVHSGGSLIKHPEIHRAVKTRQVQIGEVFIGRLGNINPIFKLDNIPFLATDFDSAEKLYQASKPALSEALAKENLILLYTSPWPAQDLYSNKAVNSLADLSGLKMRSYSPTTSRLADLMGTTPVNIPFSDVAQAFTTNAIDAMVTSPSTGVNSQSWDYISNFTTIHAWIPKNMVFANKKMFDRLDADTQQVILTAAANAEKNGWALGRKLAVEHTNTLAENGMTVTAPSAQLETEMRQIGDTMISEWLNEAGSSGQSVFDTYKAL; encoded by the coding sequence ATGAAATCTGTAACCAAAAAAGCAGCGTTAATGCTGGCGTCGGTATTATCCCTGGGAACGGCAGCCGGCAGTTATGCTGAAACCCGTTGGGAAATGCCTACGCCTTATGGCGATGGTACGCATCAGACTCAGGTAGCACGCGGCTTTGCTGAAGAAGTGAGTGCCAACTCGGCTGGCAAGCTAACCATCAATGTTCATTCCGGTGGCTCGTTAATTAAGCATCCGGAAATTCACCGGGCGGTTAAAACCCGTCAGGTACAGATAGGCGAAGTATTTATCGGCCGCCTGGGTAATATTAATCCAATCTTTAAGCTGGATAACATTCCGTTTCTGGCAACTGATTTCGACAGTGCAGAAAAACTCTATCAGGCATCGAAGCCTGCACTGAGCGAAGCGCTGGCGAAAGAGAACCTGATCCTGCTGTATACCTCTCCATGGCCGGCTCAGGACCTTTATTCGAATAAAGCAGTTAATAGCCTTGCTGATCTGAGCGGTTTGAAAATGCGTTCATATAGCCCAACGACTTCACGGTTGGCAGATCTGATGGGTACAACCCCGGTAAATATCCCTTTCAGTGATGTTGCACAGGCATTCACCACCAATGCTATTGATGCCATGGTTACTTCTCCCAGCACAGGAGTGAACAGTCAGAGCTGGGATTACATTTCTAATTTCACCACTATCCATGCCTGGATTCCTAAGAACATGGTGTTTGCCAACAAGAAGATGTTCGACCGACTGGATGCCGACACTCAGCAAGTCATTCTGACAGCTGCAGCTAATGCAGAAAAAAATGGCTGGGCGCTGGGGCGGAAACTGGCGGTAGAGCATACCAATACTCTGGCAGAGAACGGCATGACTGTTACTGCACCAAGCGCGCAGCTTGAAACTGAAATGCGTCAGATCGGCGATACTATGATCAGCGAATGGCTGAATGAAGCCGGAAGTTCTGGCCAGTCGGTCTTTGATACTTACAAAGCACTTTAA
- a CDS encoding sigma-54-dependent transcriptional regulator: MSTAMTDGQVIVIDDEEIVRESMIQTLQLEGYSAVAFESPQEAMAVCSVAWQGVIICDVRMDIMDGLKVLEQVLEIDPEIPVIMFSGHSDIAIAIQAIRMGAYDFLEKTDDPQHHLNTVQRAWKKRQLVLENRSLRKVIEGQHEIDKRLVGQTQSIRRLRETVLQLAQVDVDLIINGATGTGKEVVARCLHDFSPRAKKPFVALNCGALTESVIESELFGHEAGAFTGAQKRRTGKIEYASGGTLFLDEIESMPASLQVRLLRVLQERVLQRLGGNADIAVDIRVLAATKVDLREAADAGDFRDDLYYRLNVAGLEIPCLDQRKEDIPLLFSHFVDRAAQRFSRDSRPVPALLLQQLSMQSWPGNVRELQNAAERWALGLTIDNVSPVVEFTDGSLDERVESYERELIFAALKANNGHAEQTANALGIPRKKLYLRMKKYGLERQTFLDD; the protein is encoded by the coding sequence ATGAGTACTGCCATGACTGATGGCCAGGTAATCGTTATTGACGATGAAGAGATCGTTCGTGAATCAATGATTCAGACCCTTCAGTTGGAAGGGTATAGCGCTGTTGCATTTGAAAGCCCACAGGAAGCTATGGCTGTTTGCTCAGTGGCATGGCAGGGGGTGATTATCTGCGATGTGCGCATGGACATTATGGATGGCCTTAAAGTACTGGAGCAGGTGCTGGAGATTGATCCGGAAATCCCTGTGATCATGTTTAGCGGTCACTCTGATATAGCAATTGCCATTCAGGCAATCCGTATGGGGGCTTATGACTTTCTGGAGAAAACCGATGATCCGCAACATCATCTGAACACTGTTCAGCGTGCCTGGAAAAAGCGTCAGCTAGTGCTGGAAAATCGTTCATTGAGAAAAGTGATCGAAGGCCAGCATGAAATTGATAAGCGCTTAGTCGGCCAGACGCAATCTATCCGGCGGCTGCGTGAAACGGTATTGCAGTTAGCACAGGTGGATGTAGATCTGATTATCAATGGTGCTACAGGAACGGGAAAAGAGGTTGTTGCCAGATGTTTGCATGACTTTAGCCCGCGGGCAAAAAAGCCGTTTGTGGCGCTAAATTGCGGAGCACTGACTGAATCGGTCATTGAAAGCGAATTGTTTGGCCATGAAGCGGGCGCTTTTACAGGGGCCCAGAAACGGCGCACTGGTAAAATAGAATACGCCAGTGGCGGTACGCTGTTTCTGGATGAAATAGAAAGTATGCCGGCCTCACTCCAGGTTCGTTTACTTCGTGTGCTGCAGGAGCGGGTGTTACAGCGTTTAGGCGGCAATGCCGATATCGCAGTGGATATTCGGGTACTGGCAGCTACAAAGGTAGATCTGCGTGAAGCTGCTGATGCCGGTGACTTCAGGGATGACCTTTATTATCGCCTGAATGTAGCGGGCCTGGAAATCCCTTGTCTTGATCAGCGGAAAGAAGATATACCCTTACTGTTTTCTCATTTTGTGGACCGTGCTGCTCAGCGGTTTAGCCGGGACAGCCGACCGGTACCTGCTTTGTTACTGCAGCAGTTGAGCATGCAAAGTTGGCCGGGGAATGTGAGGGAATTACAGAATGCAGCTGAGCGTTGGGCGCTGGGGCTCACCATTGATAATGTCAGCCCGGTAGTTGAATTCACTGATGGCAGTCTTGATGAGCGGGTAGAAAGCTATGAGAGGGAGCTGATTTTTGCTGCACTGAAAGCGAATAACGGCCATGCAGAGCAAACCGCTAACGCATTAGGTATTCCCCGCAAGAAGCTTTACCTGAGAATGAAGAAGTATGGGCTTGAGCGTCAGACTTTTTTGGATGACTGA
- a CDS encoding ATP-binding protein yields MKPRHRLGLRGRLFIAFGALSALTLLASIVSWISYNRLGDEFNRVVEGNIYTLSLMADLKERGTTITLMAPTLLAAKDEQTRQQIHRELNLNITVMSDLLPRISAVTQDHQAQQALFGQIETLSNTLAELDRNVFHKLEIQRQKESENQRLRWVASSFLSDINTLTENVQQNLFSQFNQDFPDSWIVMNNFGKDAISTINADLQRLFRIKADVNLLINLVDRAQHLPDLNSLIATQTHSDEIITRIKQDLKAVEQLHGVQALTQTVVNIVFLTRGENNMFTIRSQERGILGEGEALLAQIREQLGSLNQLIAVQTNKTEAAAKSSAENAQGTIKKSRIWMLLMVAASLLFSILIVWLYVGRNMVARITSLDTSMRAIANGNLDARVQVKGHDEIGTMARSLVSFRDQLSSLQEELVQAGKLAALGQLSAGIAHEINQPLSAIGHYSHNGVRLIQSGRLEETEKNLNQISNLTKRATIIITRLKSLARKQQDNFVAVDLLQVVDNVLLMLEGDEVRKLTDIDVSFDAQPSLVYADSIQLEQVMLNLLTNALDAIREQADKRIQISCTKRDERLDVYVRDNGPGISSDLSDNIFEPFFTTKRRGQNLGLGLSISYNIIKNFGGKLTAENTPASGASFCIQLPEYRRSNA; encoded by the coding sequence ATGAAACCTCGTCACCGTCTTGGGCTCCGTGGTCGACTGTTTATTGCATTTGGCGCGCTGAGTGCGCTTACTCTGTTGGCCAGTATTGTTAGCTGGATCTCTTATAACCGTTTGGGAGATGAGTTTAACCGAGTCGTAGAAGGCAATATTTATACTCTGAGTCTGATGGCGGATCTAAAGGAACGTGGCACCACTATCACCTTGATGGCACCAACGTTGTTGGCGGCGAAAGATGAACAAACCAGGCAGCAGATACACCGTGAACTAAACCTCAATATTACGGTTATGAGCGATCTGTTACCCCGAATCTCGGCTGTCACCCAGGATCATCAGGCACAACAAGCGCTGTTTGGGCAAATCGAAACATTGAGCAATACCCTTGCGGAACTCGATCGGAATGTTTTCCATAAGCTGGAAATTCAACGCCAGAAAGAGTCGGAAAACCAACGTCTTAGATGGGTTGCGTCGAGTTTTCTGAGTGACATCAATACTCTGACAGAGAATGTTCAGCAGAATTTATTTAGTCAGTTTAATCAGGATTTTCCGGATTCCTGGATAGTCATGAATAACTTTGGCAAGGATGCAATCAGCACCATTAATGCTGATTTACAGCGCTTATTCAGAATCAAAGCGGATGTGAATCTGCTGATTAATCTGGTGGACCGTGCCCAGCATCTGCCCGATCTGAACTCACTGATTGCCACACAGACCCATTCAGATGAAATTATTACCCGCATAAAGCAGGATCTTAAGGCTGTTGAACAATTACACGGAGTACAGGCGCTGACGCAAACAGTTGTGAATATTGTCTTTCTGACCCGCGGTGAAAATAATATGTTTACCATTCGGAGCCAGGAACGGGGGATTCTTGGCGAGGGTGAAGCGTTGCTAGCGCAGATTCGGGAACAGCTGGGATCTCTGAATCAGTTAATTGCTGTTCAGACCAATAAGACTGAAGCGGCGGCGAAAAGCTCTGCAGAGAATGCTCAGGGAACTATCAAAAAGAGCCGTATCTGGATGCTGCTGATGGTGGCAGCGAGCTTACTGTTTTCTATTTTAATTGTCTGGTTGTATGTCGGGCGAAACATGGTGGCGCGAATTACCAGCCTTGATACCAGTATGCGGGCGATCGCCAATGGTAATCTTGATGCCAGAGTGCAGGTGAAGGGTCATGACGAGATAGGCACGATGGCGCGCTCACTGGTGAGTTTCCGTGATCAGTTAAGTAGTTTGCAGGAAGAGCTAGTGCAGGCGGGTAAACTGGCGGCACTGGGACAGTTATCGGCAGGTATTGCTCATGAGATTAATCAGCCACTTTCCGCCATCGGGCATTACTCGCATAACGGCGTACGTCTGATTCAGTCCGGCCGGCTGGAAGAAACTGAGAAAAATCTTAATCAGATTTCTAATCTGACTAAGCGCGCCACGATTATTATCACCCGTCTTAAATCCTTAGCCCGCAAACAACAGGACAACTTTGTGGCCGTGGATCTACTGCAGGTTGTGGATAACGTTCTGCTGATGCTGGAAGGTGATGAGGTACGTAAACTCACCGACATTGACGTAAGCTTTGATGCGCAGCCAAGCCTGGTATATGCGGATTCTATTCAGCTTGAACAGGTGATGCTCAATTTGTTGACGAATGCGCTGGATGCTATCAGGGAGCAGGCGGATAAACGCATTCAGATTAGCTGTACAAAGCGTGATGAACGTTTGGATGTTTATGTCCGGGATAATGGGCCAGGTATCAGCAGCGACCTGAGCGATAATATTTTTGAGCCTTTCTTTACCACTAAACGTCGCGGTCAGAATCTGGGCTTAGGTCTGTCGATTTCCTATAACATAATTAAGAACTTTGGCGGCAAACTGACGGCGGAGAATACACCGGCATCAGGGGCGTCGTTTTGTATCCAGTTACCCGAGTATCGGAGAAGTAATGCATGA
- a CDS encoding glycine betaine ABC transporter substrate-binding protein, with the protein MLKKVFVKGLIAAAVMGASVTAMAEDCGDVSIVEMSWPSAEFAANLDKLILEEAFGCNVTLVPGAAITSLASMEAKGRPHIAPEFWANAVINQLRKAEDAGKVEITTKLIPDAYEGWYVSEFVANNHPELNTVDDVLKRKDLFPSKEDPSKGAFVNCPSGWSCQVLNDGLIKPSAYNLEGNGFVSVDPGSGAGLDGTIAKSYDRNEAWFGYYWQPSAVISKYELKKLDFVDGYEQDNWDNCVSDPECDTPKRSRFPASDVFTVVASEFSKENPTVVEYLKKRAYNSDQVGKVLVYMLDNQADGETGAIEFLKTQEDVWTQWLSPEDVAKVKGAI; encoded by the coding sequence ATGCTTAAAAAGGTATTCGTGAAAGGCCTTATAGCTGCCGCCGTAATGGGTGCATCTGTTACCGCTATGGCAGAAGACTGTGGAGACGTATCGATTGTTGAGATGTCCTGGCCGTCAGCAGAGTTTGCTGCAAACCTGGATAAACTCATTCTGGAAGAAGCTTTTGGCTGTAACGTTACATTAGTTCCGGGGGCGGCGATTACCAGTCTGGCGTCAATGGAAGCTAAAGGACGTCCACACATTGCCCCTGAGTTTTGGGCAAACGCAGTTATTAATCAGTTACGTAAAGCAGAAGATGCCGGCAAAGTGGAAATTACCACTAAGCTGATTCCGGATGCTTACGAAGGCTGGTATGTATCTGAATTTGTTGCGAACAATCATCCGGAGCTAAATACCGTTGATGATGTTCTGAAGCGTAAAGATCTGTTCCCTTCTAAAGAAGACCCAAGCAAAGGTGCATTTGTTAACTGTCCGTCCGGCTGGTCCTGCCAGGTGTTGAATGACGGTTTGATCAAGCCAAGCGCTTATAACCTGGAAGGTAATGGTTTCGTCAGTGTTGATCCGGGTTCCGGGGCTGGATTGGACGGTACAATTGCTAAATCATACGACCGTAACGAAGCATGGTTTGGCTACTACTGGCAGCCTTCTGCTGTAATCTCAAAGTATGAGCTGAAAAAGTTGGATTTTGTTGACGGTTACGAACAGGACAACTGGGATAACTGCGTCTCCGATCCTGAATGTGATACGCCTAAACGTTCCCGCTTCCCAGCTTCAGATGTATTTACAGTTGTTGCCAGTGAGTTTTCCAAGGAGAACCCTACCGTCGTAGAGTATCTGAAGAAGCGCGCTTACAACTCCGATCAGGTAGGTAAAGTACTGGTTTACATGCTGGATAATCAGGCTGACGGTGAGACAGGTGCAATTGAGTTCCTGAAAACTCAGGAAGATGTCTGGACTCAGTGGTTAAGCCCTGAAGATGTTGCCAAAGTTAAAGGCGCAATCTGA